The stretch of DNA AAGAATCTCTAGAGATCATAGTCATTGTGGAAAGCACTAACAAAACGAATGGTCATTGTAGAAAACCTTGACTGAGAGAATGATTATTGAAGAAAAACATTGACTGAGAGGATGGCCACTGTAGAAAACAGTGACTGAGAGGATGGTCATAGTAGAGAACATTGCCATAGTCATTGTGGATAGCGTTAACAAAAACGATAGTCATTGTCGAAAACATTGACTGATAAGATGGTCATTGTAAAGAACAATAGCTGAGAGGATGGTCACTGTTAAAAACATTGACTGATAGGATGGTCATTGTAGCAAACATTGACTGAGAGGATGGTCATTGTAGAAAACATTGACTGAGAGGATGGTCATTGTAGAAAACATTGAATGAAAGTATGGCCATTGTAGAAAACATTGACTGAGAGGATGGTCATTGTAGAAAACATACTGCAAAAATGGTAATTGTGGAAAGCATTAACAAAAAGGGTGGTCAGCGTAGAAAACATTGACTGAGAGAATGGCCATTGTAGAAAACATTGACTGAGAAGAGGGTCATTGTGGAAAGCATCAACAAAAAGGGTGGTCATTGTAGAAAACATTGACTGAGAGAATGGCCATTGTAGAAAACATTGACTGAGAAGAGGGTCATTGTGGAAAGCATTAACAAAAAGGATGGTCCCTGTATAAAGCATTGACTGAGAGATGAGTTATTCTGGAAAACATTTACACTGAACTTATCTGGCGCATGAACTGTACCAGGTTGTAAGCAGGTGACTTTCTACATCATGCTACGTTTCAGAAGGTAATTTTGTTAAACTACAGGAATGTTTTAGAATGATTATCTATCCATTTACATTCGATTTAAGTTTATTTAGAAAGGTAGACAAATTAGAGGACTAGTTGCTTTTTCTAAGCTTGACAAAACCCCTGTTTTCTTAGAAAGGTTTGTAGCTAATTGATAAACTATCATATCTGGTCTGTGGTAAGATATTTTCTGAAGCCTTTCTAATGCATTGACTAATATTTCTTAATTGTTCTTGACTTTATGCATATTTATTGCTATTTAAGTAGAGGGTCGATTGTACTGTATTTTCTTTCTAATTGGGCCGTAACATAAGTACTGTAGCATTTTGCTAATGCAGAATGACTAATAAATTAGTTTGTGGATGGTTATCCCCTgacaataaaacataaaaaaagaactaTATCATACTTAGTACATCACCATCCATTGTATAATTAGGCATTTTATTTGATATTCCAATTGACATTGGTTCACTGCAATCTCTTTAGCCTGAAACTCTTTCTGTTCTGATGGTCATCAATGATATTACTCCAAGGTTTGGAAGTAATAATTCCTTCGCCCTACTTCAATAAGGTATAAAAGTTATACAAATTACTTTAATGTATACTAGACAATCCCTTTCCATTCCCTATTCTTCCTTTTCAACATTAACTCAGTGTGGTTTACTTCTCTGGTAGATATGTGCACGAGTATGTGCCATGAAGGTGAAGGTTGTGTTGTCAAAGGAATCTTATTTCTTGGTTCTTAAGGAAGTAGTGCATGAAGACTTCTTTGATATATACTTGACTCGGTAGCATCATGGGGATGGAGAACATGTTACAGAGAACATAATTAAAATTGTAAACTTCAAACAGGGAGGTGCTTGTGAAAGATGCACTTGCTGAAGGATGTCCATCACAATATTTTACAGAACTTTAATGTTTAGGTCATAACATACCTGGGCATACCTCCAATTATGAAGTTGGGAGGCCTCATCTTCCATTACAGTTTTTTAAGTACTTATGAAACCCTTTCCCTTGAAAATAAGTTTTCAAAATTCGTAGTCTATTGTCAATTTCTTttaagcgatgcagatttgcaccgactcgcagcggtgcccttttagctcggaaaagtttcctgatcgctgattggttggacgagataattctaaccaatcagcgatcaggaaacttttccgagctaaaagggcaccgctgcgagtcggtgcaaatctgccttgatcaaagaaatggactatagttgaacaAGCAAGCAGCCTTTTATTGTTTATGGATAATTTACAAAAAGGGGTTGTTTATTCACCTTTCTTTACTACCAGACTAACATTACTTTTAGACTAGTACTGCATGTACTCTTCTAGGCCAACTATCACTCTATGCAAATTCCACTAAACTAGGTACGTAACATATATGTACAGTGTAATAATATCAGGTTTTTAATTACAAAGTGGCCAATTTACTCATACCTATTTTAATTACAGTTACTGTATTCTTCCCTCAGGTGACCCAAAGGCTTTACAGTTTGCAACAAGTCACTTATCGAGCGCTGATTTAGACCGCTGTTACAAATACAATGCGGACGACTTCTTCAGTATCTCCGCATCAAGTCTACCCAAAGATATGCAGGATGATTTGCTTCATAAGGtaatgaatattttccttttttctacttATCTCTATACTGATACCTTATAACTGGTAGTTTTATGTTTGTTTCgaactttttattatattttgtatatgaatcaATATGCCTTTGAGTCTTCAGTAAACTGTAGAGATAGCTTACAGTTACCATATCAATTTTATCAATACACTTTCCTGTTTATTCACTTTcaataaaatcatataattatttTAAACAAAGAGAAAAATAGATTATTCTTCAATATTTCTGATAGTTATAATATGCATGTTCTGCACTTAAAGATTAGGTCATTCAGGGTATCTGGTTTAAAGTTTTTCTGGACAAATTTTAAAACGACACAAGGCAAGGCGGTACCATTTCATTACGTAATGTTCAAATAGCTATTTACCTTTAATTCTGATTGGAGACCAAAAGTCAAAACTATATACTGCTTCACAAGTTGGAAAATAGTAATCTTttaaatattgtacagtatatgataGGTACTTTAACTCCATATACATTCTGTGGAAAAGCAATACTCATTGACAAAAGTTCAGTAAAACTTCAATAATATTACTATAATAAGatggaaaaaattattttcatatttctttggtTCCAGTAAgatatttaaaatttacatttatattttttactcTTAACCAAGGTACGCTTTGGTCTTTTTTTGTCCAAATATATCATCATTCATACTTTCATAACTTATTACTCCAATGGTAAGATGGAATAAATTTGTCTTTTGACTTATTCTATGAGTTTCCTTTTGAATGCAAAGACTGTTGTTGAAGAACTGAATTAAGCTTAGGTATCAATGTATAACTTTTGTATTTATTGTTATACAAaactatatttactgtatatagccATGCACATCAGTAATATATCAAAGTACAGAAAATCcacaattttcaaaattaataggtTGCAAGGAACTTTTTGTGaataaaattttgtaaattttggCCTTCGGTATGCTTCACCTTACTCACTTTCCTACGTTTTTCAGCTGCAAAGGTCAACAAATGGTCctatttcatattgcaaatgtcatcaTGCTTAGTGCATTGAGTGAAATAATATTGTGTTATTAGAGTATTTCATTGAGCTTTTGATATAGTATCTgaaattggctaccttccagctttgcagaaagaatatccataataaataactccaggtttgtattagggacaaatacaaattatctacgaatttgtcttaTTTCAGTTGAATTTTTACAATACTTATAAAAGCTATATATACAAAGCAGATAGAGTATTACaccatcattatttttcctttcagAGAATCACAAAGATTTCTCCTCTTCACTATGTGGCGATGCTAGGGAATAAAAAATGCCTCGAAATTCTATTGGAAGCCGGTGCCAACCCCAACATCAAAAACAGTTATGGTCAAACGCCACTACATATATTACCAAGAGGCTGGGCAAGGAATCCAGACAAGGATTTTGAGGGCTGTTTTGAAACCTTAATGTCTTACAAAAACACTGACCCAAACAGACTTGATCTATCTAACTCTACACCATATTCAGAAGCTAAAAAGTATCAGTGGACCTTTATGATGAATCAATTAGAGACATCTGAGCCAGATAGTTTATCGGACAAAAGAACTTCCTTGATGAACTGTGATAGATTAACTGTTTTAGCTGATGCATTGCTAAAAGAACTATTAAATGAAGACCTTGAGGAGTTTAAGATTACACTAGATGCTATAAAAGCATCCATTGCCAATAAAGTAAGAGTTGTAGATGAAAGCCATGGCAGCTATACTCTGTTACAGTATGCTAGCAAGCGTGGACTGACAGGGTTCGTAGACGAATTGTTAAAATATGGTGCATCCCCAACGAAAAAGGACAATATCAACATCCTTTCGGCAGTCTTTTTGGCAACAAAACATGGCCATCATAAGATTCTCAGGAAGCTTGTATATAGCATGACCAAAGAGGACCTGGAAAGCGGTTCTTTACGAATGAGCAACGAAGACCAAGAAACTCCTCTACACATGGCAGTCATCTGTTACAACTCCCAAAAAAGTGATGAAGTAAACTACTACCAGTGTCTTCAAATCCTTCTTGAATATAAGAGGTTCATGAATCTTGATGCACAGAATGACGATGGCAACACAGCTTTGCATTACTCTGCTCTTTGTCGAGACCTCCGTGCATTCTGCGATCTTCTCAACAGTGGAGCGGACTTTAACATTAGAAATATTGTTGGCTCAAGCCCGTTGCATTATATAAAAAAGGAAGGTATGTTACAAGTATTAgataatttcattaaaattaatacaaatgaaaaaataattgataaaaatttttGGATTTCTCTTGACTATGGaataatgaacagaaaaaaagaCATATCACTAACAGCGTGTAATAGTTCAACAGTAGCAACTGAAATGGATTTTCTCCGCTTAGTATCTGAGATATTTGAAGATTCAGACATCCTTTACCATCCCCTTCTTGACGTATTCATGAATATCAAATGGCAGAATATCAGAAGATATTTCTATGTCAATTTTgtaattcattttgtttttatcgtATTAATCATAGCTTACATAGTAGCTTTTCATTGGCCTCAGAATACCAACAACAGTACTAAAGCAGTGGACTACACTGGAGTCAAAAGCTTATATGAAGACAATAGTCTAACTTCACGCAAAGTGTTTGTTGCCGTTTTGCTGTTGGTTCTTTTCCTGTGGCAAATTGTTCAGCTCCTCATTATGAATTCATGGAAGATTTACCTGCAAAATGTAAAGCGAATGAGTGAGATCGTCACAATAATCTTGACTATTGTTCTCCTTTTTGTTCCCTGTGCCGAAGGTATAAAAATGGGTGTGGCAGCTTGGGTGGTTGTGCTTACGTCGTTGGAGTTTATTTTACAATTGGGCCAACTCCCATTGTTTTCAGTCTATATAACAATGTTTAATACAATAGCATGGAATTTTTTCAAATTCCTTTCCCTCTTTGCAAGCGTGTTGTTTGCCTTCAGTTTCAGTTTTTACATTCTTTTGTACTCTTTCACTGgaacattttcttctttctttgcatCCCTCCTGAAGATAGTCATCATGACAACAGGAGAGCTCGAATACGGTGACCTACCGATTTCCGATTCGGCTTCCCCAGAAGCGTCTAAGGTACTGCTGGCCCTCTTTATCTTTCTGGTTTTGCTAGTTCTGATGAATCTCCTCAACGGCCTCGCCATCAGCGACATCCAAGACATCCAAAGGAGAGCTGAAATTATCAGCCGTATAAATCTCATTGAGAGGATCGATCAACTTGAAAAGGCATTTTACTGTAAAAATACCCGGAACCCTGTTAAGAAAATTCTTGACATGCTCTTCAATTTTACAAGGACCTTTAGACACTGCCTCCCAAAATATAAACTCATGATATACATCAGTAGAAACCCAATTGAATACTCAAATAGTAAGACACATGGCAATTTTGTTTGCCATTGTCATTCCTACACAGTTCAAGAGAAGAACTTAGAATTACTGAAGAGGATTGCAATGGACAAGAAAGAGAAACCGTCCACTTGAAAATGCCGTAAATACAAAATGTGAAAGTAGTATATCTCATGTGGTACACTGCAGGTATTACAAATGTGTCTTTGCagtggcccttaaaccttaaaGGCATCAACTCTACTCTCATTCCTGCCCCCTTCCATCATCTTGCTGCCAAACCCAAATTAAACCAAGTattttttcttacaaacacagtATGCAAGGGCTCAAATGGAAGAGACTCAACACCTTAGATCTGACAGAACATGATACATTTATAGCTTTATCTTGAATTATTTGAAGATCATATACATGTTTGCTGCCATAGCAATACACTGGCTCAAATGGAAGAGACTCAACACCTTAGATCTGACAATACATGATACATTTATAGCTTTATCTTGAATTATTTGAAAATCATATACATGTTTGCTGCCATAGCAATACACTAATATGATTTTGTAATTCAAGAACTCTAAAACATTCTCATTATAAATTAGtatcattttgataaaatataattatcataatttttaaaaaattagctTAACTAGGCCATTGAGTTAACATTCTTGAAATCTCATAAGGCTGGCTAGAAGAGTTTGCCTATAACTAAACAGTGAATTGGACTGTATGCTCATAATACCCACATGCAGTACTGGAAATAAATCGATGATCATCATCCAGCAGCATTTATAAAAAAGCTTTGCCCTTTTCATTTCACTTCAGTTAATCCGTGGGAGCTATGAAGAATTTTCTAGGTAGCTAACAACTACAGCACAAAGATTTCTAAAGTACTGTAGACAGAAACACAATAGCATTCTAATACCATAAGTATAATACAATAAGAATGTTCAttacagaaatttaaaaaaaaaatacaatttgcaTAAATAAACTATTGTCTTGCATAATCTGATCATGTTAATTAGGTTACCACTGAACAGACTTTTATTCTTTACGATAACTCTTCTTCTAATGGAAGAATCAGTTCCCTCAGTTATCAAGAATAGTTGTCTGGTTGTTTTTACTACCCAAGTTTCCTGGTTGTTATACTAACCATAGTGGTACTTTATGAAATATGCACATAAAATTAAAAACGACCTAAATAGCAAAAATAATGAAGCTGAAAACATACATGTTTATATTTTGGACTGAAAAAATAATAGCTAAATATAAAGCAATGGAGAGTTGGTTATTTCTGGCACAGTGGAAGACTGTGATAAATTACCTTTTCAATCAAACGTATGCAGCTATGTGGCAGCTATAGTGGAAGAGggcaataaagaaaaatatgcaatTGTTTCACGATTCTCTATTTCAGAAACAGTGCTATTGAAAGAGTTTATGTAACTCATTATTAAGTAAAAAGGCTCCTTGGTGCAATGTGAAAGAGTCGCTATTGTAAGGAAAAGCGTATGACCGTTGATCTAATGGACATTCAATAGTGTTGCTATGTTTTATTTTTACAAGGCAATGGTTTCATGGTTTGTActtgtacgaacatacatatgtacagttactgtgctgtgttaatatatatactgtacttagtacaatactgtatactgtagtgtactgtatatgtgtttgtgttaaaGATGTCTTATAACTTGGTGAGAATTTCatcataaatgtttatatgtatatatgtatactttttatACTATTCATGTTAAATCTACCCATATTTCAAGGAAAATAGTAATCTAATATAactgatgtaattttttttatattgtaataaatatACCAACACCATATTCAATCATTTTCAATGATCAAAGGGTCTCACCAAGTCCAATTTTTAAACTTGCTAAGGGATGACTGGTGTTTCCCCCCAGTTCTACCTCAATACTGTATTGCCTCCCAGGCTTCAGTGCTGTCCCAACTTATGGTTCCTATCTGATACTATTTGTCACCAATGTCAATTTGTTAACATTACGAATAGTTGGAGCTTACTATCAGAGTTTGTGGGTAACCCAGACTGGGTGAAGACATTTCTCTGCTTGAGGATAGGGTCCAAGTGCCCAGTGTTGTGGCCTGATTAGAATTTGGATGCACCCAAGAAGAGGAAGTGGGTGACAATGGTTAGCGAGTACCAAAGGACTGAAGACCGCTGAAGACATAGTCTCCTGGGTATGTCCCTTCTTGTCCTCGAACAACGCAAAGCACTTCATGTCAGTGTGCATGTAGCACaaagtctatattgcaattattattattactagctaaacaacaatcctagttgaaaaagcaggatgatataagtccaagggctccaacaaggaaagtaacccagcgaggaaaggaaatgagtaaaagataaaatagagtggctgggtgtgccctcaagcaaaagagctcTACCGAAGACaatggaaaatcatggtacagaggctatggcactattcaagattagagaaaaactgtttgatttttgtccttctagaagagctgcttatcatagctcaagagtcttttacccttatcaagaggaaagtagctactgaacaattacagtgcagtagtttaccccttgattgaagaagaattttttgtttatgttagtgttgtcaggtgtatgtggaaagaagaaataagtaaagagtaggccagactatttggtgtatgtgtaggcaaaagaaaaatgagccgtgcccaaagagtgatccaatgtagtactatctggccagtcaaaggaccccaaaactatctagcagtagtatctcccaGAGTGTctagtgccttagccaacctactacctacagagtTTGGGTAGACTTCCATGCTACAGTTGGCAGCATTCTCAATCAGTGTGAGTATGGCCGATAATGACTTTATGTCTAATACCTCTGGAGCATTTCCCTTTTCTCCTCTAAAATCTTTTATATTGAACTAACCGCTCCCGCATGAATACTACCAATACCTAGTTGATCAACAACTTGCGTGGAACTCAAAATTATCCTTTATCAAATCATCAAACTTCATTGCGTGACCTTATAAATCTCCCTTGATTAGTGGATAGCCAAAGTGTAGTTGTGGATGTATTTAGATTGTTTCTCTCTCCTGACATCTTACGGCATAGAACGCTAGACTTCGCTGCAAATGGAGATGATGAGTTGATCAAATCTTTTTTCGGCAGTTTCTCCAATACTCCCTGCTCATCTTGTCAGGCTTTGCACTGAGGAATTGGACTAGGTTCCCTCCCATGGGTCACTGAAAGTAGGCATTGAAGTAAATAGTCAGACTTTAATATTTCCAGTTCATCCAATCCTTAAATCATCAATGATAAGCAATTGATTGAATAAAATTTAATTCTAAGTTCAGGAGCAAATACTTAGAGCCAGCCTCATGAAAACTGAGAATTCTGACTCAGAGCACTACTTAAATCATTTAGAAATGATACAGTGATATTAAAATACAAAtacctgtagtaataataatatttttatttcaacagtcagttttcatattgaataaaaattttaaaaaatcaacgATTGGCCTCTTTAGAAATCATATTCACAGCTCAAAaacagaaatttaaaaaataactgCTAAGGATTTATGAAGGTGTGACACAAAGAACTGCTGTAAGGGACTGGTTTTCTGAATGCCGCAATAAAAACTTAGCAGATTCCTCTTCTATAACAAGTGTTTCTTTTCACATAGCTTTCAATACACAAAATGCTCTGCATTCTCATAATAGCAGCTGCTACCTAGACGCTCTTCATCACCAAACAGAGTAGCTTCAGTGTTGACGTTGTCTTCCATATCATGGGTTCAACAAAGTCAAACTTCAGTCTCTCGGTTCAGAACGGTTTTTCTTCTGAACGGAAAACTTGcataattttcttaacattttctATTTCCCAGATTCCTATAAATTTGTCTTTTTTGAGAACCTATTCTATAATTTCATAAGAATTCGATCGTTACTCtataattaaaattttcttcatGCATGCACATGACAGCATCTTTCACACGCCAAACCTGTCTATATTTACTTACAAAACATGCAAAAGTACAAGGCACTATAAATACTTGACAAGGATCAAGGCCAATAACCCCTATTGAAGTCTCATTCTGTATGTTTTAAACTCTTGTAATTGAACGTCAGTCCATCCAATAACCGGGTTGAGTGAATTCTTGAGAAGGGTGATAGTACGTTCCTTCGGAAGATAGATAACAGTCTTTCATTAACAAGTTCATCAGGAAGGATTTATGACTGCCCATTCTatggaaagaaaagaataaaacagaTTACTCCACAGTGCCAGCAAGCAGCCAAAGAGAGTATATGAAAATCTGAGCACTGAAACCAAGTGGAATTCATGGTCAGAAATCTATACAGCTAAAGGTAAATTCTCAATTTATCTTCTAAGTTCTGTAAATGTGCAGTTATGAAAGAGCTAAAAAAACAGCACAAAAATAACAACCATCCtggtataaaagggattttgacgaaggaaaaatctatttctggggagagacctgtgacggccggtgaaagtccttcttttctaatataaatcttccaaatatactagagaaagataaaagcatggaatgcagaggttacaaccctcgcgcgagcaccttgttggtgtcgtatatctaacgagggcatgtgtaaaccactattcacaggctgtcttccatttagataatcccttcatcaaaggggaggacCGTGAcgggccctagagaatacagttgggttaccctaccaacacctaccactcgcgctcaccaaaTTAGACATGGCACTTTGCAACATGGGTCCTACTTTTATAAGCTTATTGTCTTATGGAATTACGCATAAAATTTCTTTAGGTTAATGCAGTGCAGTACTTTTAAATCCTAGTCATAAAAACAACAGGATTCAGCTAGATGCAAAATTTGTTTgagcatatacatttttttttaacaaacaaaaaaacagtaaattcaatacattcttgattttatatatttcttaaaggAATGCTTAAACACAAACTACAGAGATGGGTGGAAGttatcatatctattttttttttacctgcataTGCATTATGAGATCAGCTAATTTGCCAACCTGTCTCTCTTTTCAAGTAAAAGATACAAAGTTAAAGGAACAGTACTGTACTTCCTTGCCCATGAACCTGTATGGGTTTTTCCTATAATTTTGTCAACTCTTGCAATTGATCACAGGTTGGTTTAATTACTGTGTTGAGTGAAATCTCATGAATGGTGTTCATAGTTCATCAAAAAAATTGTATAGTAGCCCTTTCTGAAAAACAAAAATCAGATTAGCTACACAGCACCTGTGTCATTCAGTCAGAACATACGGAGAAAACCTaagggattaattattattattattattattattattattattattattattattattattattactagccaagctacaaccctagttggaaaagcaagatgctataagcccaagggctccaacaggaaaaatagcccagtgaggaaaggaaataatgaaataaataaatgatgagaataaattaaattaacaatatatcattctaaaaacagtaacagcgtcaaaacagatatatgtcctatataactattaacaacgtcaaaaacagatatgtcatatataaactataaaaagactcatgtcagcctggttaacataaaaacatttgctagaactttgaacttttgaagttctactgattcaacta from Palaemon carinicauda isolate YSFRI2023 chromosome 5, ASM3689809v2, whole genome shotgun sequence encodes:
- the LOC137641674 gene encoding transient receptor potential cation channel protein painless-like isoform X1; translated protein: MVYQLSASVPLNVIHSQRDHYREMRNALINGDPKALQFATSHLSSADLDRCYKYNADDFFSISASSLPKDMQDDLLHKRITKISPLHYVAMLGNKKCLEILLEAGANPNIKNSYGQTPLHILPRGWARNPDKDFEGCFETLMSYKNTDPNRLDLSNSTPYSEAKKYQWTFMMNQLETSEPDSLSDKRTSLMNCDRLTVLADALLKELLNEDLEEFKITLDAIKASIANKVRVVDESHGSYTLLQYASKRGLTGFVDELLKYGASPTKKDNINILSAVFLATKHGHHKILRKLVYSMTKEDLESGSLRMSNEDQETPLHMAVICYNSQKSDEVNYYQCLQILLEYKRFMNLDAQNDDGNTALHYSALCRDLRAFCDLLNSGADFNIRNIVGSSPLHYIKKEGMLQVLDNFIKINTNEKIIDKNFWISLDYGIMNRKKDISLTACNSSTVATEMDFLRLVSEIFEDSDILYHPLLDVFMNIKWQNIRRYFYVNFVIHFVFIVLIIAYIVAFHWPQNTNNSTKAVDYTGVKSLYEDNSLTSRKVFVAVLLLVLFLWQIVQLLIMNSWKIYLQNVKRMSEIVTIILTIVLLFVPCAEGIKMGVAAWVVVLTSLEFILQLGQLPLFSVYITMFNTIAWNFFKFLSLFASVLFAFSFSFYILLYSFTGTFSSFFASLLKIVIMTTGELEYGDLPISDSASPEASKVLLALFIFLVLLVLMNLLNGLAISDIQDIQRRAEIISRINLIERIDQLEKAFYCKNTRNPVKKILDMLFNFTRTFRHCLPKYKLMIYISRNPIEYSNSKTHGNFVCHCHSYTVQEKNLELLKRIAMDKKEKPST
- the LOC137641674 gene encoding transient receptor potential cation channel protein painless-like isoform X2; translation: MQDDLLHKRITKISPLHYVAMLGNKKCLEILLEAGANPNIKNSYGQTPLHILPRGWARNPDKDFEGCFETLMSYKNTDPNRLDLSNSTPYSEAKKYQWTFMMNQLETSEPDSLSDKRTSLMNCDRLTVLADALLKELLNEDLEEFKITLDAIKASIANKVRVVDESHGSYTLLQYASKRGLTGFVDELLKYGASPTKKDNINILSAVFLATKHGHHKILRKLVYSMTKEDLESGSLRMSNEDQETPLHMAVICYNSQKSDEVNYYQCLQILLEYKRFMNLDAQNDDGNTALHYSALCRDLRAFCDLLNSGADFNIRNIVGSSPLHYIKKEGMLQVLDNFIKINTNEKIIDKNFWISLDYGIMNRKKDISLTACNSSTVATEMDFLRLVSEIFEDSDILYHPLLDVFMNIKWQNIRRYFYVNFVIHFVFIVLIIAYIVAFHWPQNTNNSTKAVDYTGVKSLYEDNSLTSRKVFVAVLLLVLFLWQIVQLLIMNSWKIYLQNVKRMSEIVTIILTIVLLFVPCAEGIKMGVAAWVVVLTSLEFILQLGQLPLFSVYITMFNTIAWNFFKFLSLFASVLFAFSFSFYILLYSFTGTFSSFFASLLKIVIMTTGELEYGDLPISDSASPEASKVLLALFIFLVLLVLMNLLNGLAISDIQDIQRRAEIISRINLIERIDQLEKAFYCKNTRNPVKKILDMLFNFTRTFRHCLPKYKLMIYISRNPIEYSNSKTHGNFVCHCHSYTVQEKNLELLKRIAMDKKEKPST